The following proteins are co-located in the Colletotrichum lupini chromosome 4, complete sequence genome:
- a CDS encoding glucose oxidase produces the protein MPSIRSFTLYCLSVATHLTSAWPTQHPEHVQILTRAEQLATEYDYVIVGGGTSGLTVGDRLTEDGKFEYGYYDSQTGMNPRRMFNITSKPCPNLNGRSFDVGIGCVVGGSSSVNGQVFLRGTKDEYNAWKELGGPGSTWDWDNLLPYFKKGITLVPPDVAQAQEYNITYDTKYWGTTSKIYAAFGKGPLQSFKEILYNAMAKMPGMTIPVDSGAGEAGLYWYPMSQDPVQFQRSYARTGHWDGLNRANYEMIVGAKVNRILFDGDTATGVQFVSRNNTGAAPVQIKARREVILAAGSVHTPQVLMLSGIGPRTHLEEARIAVKVDLPGVGSNFQDHSYIPSISYQWGIQPPNSGGGGWSGGGPPSLASMIGLPVVSPDRFEALAKAFEAQDPKSHLPSTYTAEQTEGYKQQQKVWGRLMRSKNVVFSEMMMYGPGGSVQNLHCMSRGNILLNTAQPESEMVVDYRAASNAIDLDVMAEIIKFMRRYMTTGDLAQYQARETSPGTGVSSDAQLVTWAKGQIIPSVYHPVGTTAKMPREWGGVLDENLLVYGVKKLRVVDASMMPTTVGATTSMTVYAVAEKVCSDDSGFMEYC, from the exons ATGCCGTCCATCAGAAGCTTCACATTGTACTGCCTGAGCGTTGCCACGCATCTTACATCAGCGTGGCCAACCCAGCATCCCGAACACGTCCAGATACTCACCCGAGCGGAGCAGCTCGCCACCGAATACGACTATGTCATTGTCGGCGGTGGCACGTCTGGCCTGACAGTCGGCGATCGACTCACAGAGGACGGCAAAT TCGAATATGGCTACTACGATAGCCAAACCGGCATGAACCCACGCCGTATGTTCAACATCACGTCCAAGCCGTGTCCCAATCTCAACGGTCGAAGCTTCGATGTGGGTATTGGATGCGTCGTCGGTGGAAGCTCTTCCGTCAACGGCCAGGTATTCCTGAGAGGAACCAAAGATGAGTACAATGCCTGGAAAGAGCTTGGTGGACCCGGATCTACCTGGGACTGGGACAATCTGCTGCCATACTTCAAGAAG GGCATCACCCTCGTGCCTCCTGACGTAGCTCAAGCTCAGGAGTACAACATCACCTACGATACCAAGTACTGGGGCACAACTTCCAAGATCTATGCTGCCTTTGGCAAGGGCCCTCTTCAGTCT TTCAAAGAGATCCTCTACAACGCAATGGCAAAGATGCCCGGCATGACCATCCCCGTCGATAGCGGCGCGGGCGAGGCCGGCCTCTATTGGTACCCAATGTCCCAAGACCCTGTCCAGTTCCAGCGATCCTACGCCCGCACCGGCCACTGGGACGGCCTCAACCGCGCAAACTACGAGATGATCGTCGGTGCCAAGGTCAACCGCATTCTCTTTGACGGTGACACAGCTACAGGAGTGCAATTCGTCTCTCGTAATAACACGGGAGCCGCTCCTGTACAGATCAAAGCCCGTCGCGAAGTCATCCTGGCCGCGGGATCCGTACACACGCCGCAGGTACTCATGCTCAGCGGCATCGGGCCACGCACACACCTCGAGGAGGCGCGCATCGCTGTCAAGGTCGACTTGCCCGGCGTCGGATCAAACTTCCAGGATCACAGCTATATCCCAAGCATATCCTATCAATGGGGCATCCAGCCACCCAACTCAGGCGGCGGTGGCTGGAGCGGCGGCGGTCCGCCCTCCCTCGCCTCCATGATCGGCCTGCCCGTCGTCAGCCCCGATAGATTTGAGGCCTTGGCCAAGGCATTTGAAGCTCAAGACCCCAAGTCCCACCTGCCCTCGACCTACACAGCCGAGCAAACAGAGGGCTACAAGCAACAGCAGAAAGTCTGGGGCAGGCTCATGCGTTCCAAGAACGTCGTCTTCTCCGAGATGATGATGTACGGCCCCGGTGGCTCCGTGCAGAACCTGCACTGCATGTCCCGCGGCAACATCCTCCTCAACACGGCGCAGCCCGAGAGCGAAATGGTCGTCGACTACCGCGCTGCGTCGAACGCCATTGACTTGGACGTTATGGCGGAGATTATCAAGTTTATGCGGCGGTACATGACTACCGGCGACCTCGCGCAGTATCAGGCGCGCGAGACGTCGCCTGGCACGGGCGTGTCGTCCGATGCGCAGCTTGTGACCTGGGCCAAGGGGCAGATTATCCCGTCCGTGTATCATCCTGTCGGTACCACTGCCAAGATGCCGCGCGAGTGGGGCGGAGTGCTGGATGAGAATCTGCTGGTGTATGGCGTGAAGAAGTTGAGAGTTGTTGATGCTTCGATGATGCCTACGACTGTTGGTGCGACCACGTCCATGACTGTTTACGCTGTTGCTGAAAAGGTATGTTCTGATGATTCAGGGTTCATGGAGTACTGCTAA
- a CDS encoding serine carboxypeptidase S28, translating into MTNWKSGACFMLAAGRAVAAGLGLQHLAGHEAWNALQTAARVESESQVEIASAAFAEQYPEYNLSVPIDHFHNDSRYEPHTDEYFDLRYWFDAKHYRKGGPVIILAAGETDAKERLPFLDHGILSILAKATGGVGVVLEHRYYGKSFPVPDLSTKNLRFLSTDQALADTAYFAKHISFPGHEDLNLTAPDTPYLAYGGSYAGAFAAFLRKLYPEVFWGGISSSGVTAAIIDYWEYYEGARLFSPGDCAETTQKLTEVVDKILLGKSETDKSQLKDLFGLGPLEDDDFASTLSYGISGLQSTNWDPAQDTTAFGTYCATVSSDSVLFGSTRHLKSSVDELLSASGSDAKLTNRMLNYVGYVKDYVKKGCKSGDLVKCFSGRNSEEHQNTSIRQGPGRSWIYQVCTEWGYFQTGSGVPDDELPLISRLIDVDYSSIYCREAFNITEPPNVDAINKHGGFNFSYPRVAIVDGEADPWRAATPHKIGLNRKSTTSEPFLLIDLGVHHWDENGLKPEDVTPDFPPASIKNVQAQEVEFVKAWMKEWEEAQSKDSAKGEVLSIHDYSIEWLRII; encoded by the exons ATGACGAATTGGAAGTCCGGAGCTTGCTTTATGCTGGCCGCGGGCCGGGCCGTTGCTGCCGGACTCGGTTTGCAACATCTGGCGGGCCACGAGGCTTGGAACGCGCTGCAAACGGCTGCCCGGGTGGAGTCAGAGTCTCAGGTGGAAATCGCCTCGGCTGCTTTTGCGGAGCAGTACCCTGAGTACAACCTCTCTGTTCCTATTGACCACTTTCACAACGACTCGCGATACGAGCCGCACACGGACGAGTATTTTGACCTCCGCTACTGGTTCGATGCGAAGCACTATCGCAAGGGAGGCCCTGTCATCATCCTCGCGGCCGGAGAGACGGACGCTAAGGAGCGTCTGCCGTTCCTCGACCACGGCATCCTTTCCATCCTTGCCAAGGCCACCGGTGGCGTCGGTGTCGTTCTTGAACATCGCTACTATGGCAAGAGTTTCCCTGTGCCCGACCTCAGCACCAAGAACCTCCGCTTCTTAAGCACCGATCAGGCCCTCGCCGATACGGCCTACTTCGCGAAGCACATTAGCTTCCCTGGTCACGAGGACTTGAACCTTACCGCGCCTGACACGCCCTACCTTGCTTATGGAGGCTCGTACGCTGGAGCCTTTGCGGCCTTCCTGAGAAAGCTCTATCCCGAGGTCTTCTGGGGCGGCATCTCGTCGTCAGGTGTCACGGCAGCAATCATCGACTACTGGGAGTACTACGAAGGTGCCAGGCTCTTTTCGCCAGGTGACTGCGCCGAGACCACCCAGAAGCTTACTGAGGTCGTCGACAAGATCTTGCTTGGAAAGTCTGAAACTGATAAGAGCCAGCTCAAGGATCTCTTCGGTCTAGGCCCTCTTGAAGATGATGATTTCGCTAGCACCCTGTCGTACGGCATTTCGGGACTGCAGTCAACCAACTGGGACCCTGCCCAGGATACCACCGCTTTTGGAACGTACTGTGCCACTGTCAGCTCAGACAGTGTTCTCTTTGGCAGCACCCGTCATTTGAAGTCGTCAGTGGACGAGTTGCTGTCCGCCAGTGGCTCAGACGCCAAGCTGACGAATCGCATGCTCAACTATGTCGGTTATGTCAAGGACTACGTCAAGAAGGGCTGCAAAAGCGGAGACTTGGTCAAGTGCTTCTCGGGCCGCAACAGTGAAGAACACCAAAACACCTCTATTCGCCAAGGCCCTGGCCGTAGCTGGATCTACCAGGTCTGCACAGA ATGGGGTTACTTTCAGACTGGATCGGGTGTGCCCGACGATGAGCTTCCCCTTATCTCGCGCCTCATCGACGTCGACTACAGCTCCATCTACTGCCGCGAAGCGTTCAACATCACTGAGCCCCCCAACGTGGACGCCATCAATAAGCACGGCGGCTTCAACTTTAGCTACCCGCGTGTCGCTATCGTCGATGGCGAAGCTGATCCCTGGAGAGCTGCCACACCCCACAAAATTGGCCTGAACCGCAAGTCCACGACCAGCGAACCCTTCCTTCTCATTGATTTGGGTGTTCATCACTGGGATGAGAACGGATTGAAGCCGGAGGATGTCACGCCGGATTTCCCGCCTGCGTCCATCAAGAACGTTCAGGCTCAGGAGGTTGAGTTTGTCAAAGCTTGGATGAAGGAGTGGGAGGAGGCGCAGAGCAAGGACAGCGCCAAAGGAG AAGTATTGTCAATACACGACTACTCGATCGAATGGCTGCGCATCATTTGA
- a CDS encoding fungal specific transcription factor domain-containing protein, with translation MSSSSYRGSLCKLTGELNGQQSHKVSGASSSSRKRKRRIKDEVEEEGAMPQQAAAKARSANAYVSELRATLTRYEDQIKELARQPRAQPSPPARGVSTGASNPSPPGIAPFEPTGEVPPPSYERAPGPLFEQRLRSLFHENNGKDPDSPEKDAPEHLENEDPRDLPFTPEWTSTNELIKGIPHQAFPKEAESNRLLNLFNSYMGVTQHFLDQRTFTDNMTLLFNSQASRARQMDTPWFTLYLLVMAMGKLMEEDPREVRGPPGAFWFAEAMRRLPPLHSISEYGIVGLEILCLATTYLQWNDRKNDAYFFVGTTVRLALTLGCNLPFSEQKCLPSERAHRMRVWWTVYMLDQRISAGLGRPASVDDRHLSFDLPGPSPGFDSPEPLNVNVKIARTTGEIMSSLYSRGALSQADLVRKMRNLLQSLHDIGGSIPADLAIDFSNKQFEVTRAGASLYLRLFQSIILCIRPILLQKVKDKVQKTQKQAVTSAISQLCLLCNESALRIIRILMAMQRQEEIAPFAFFDLDAAFSAAFVLIMRGFAHKQDSQKPPPQELFQAIDFLEYLSSAGNQAAAQRLKDVRQFSAHVWANVVAFDKDHDVQMGDSGASHGVPQVGNTPGAGLPEQSGPSPAQMPLTTPTPSSSVPSWEGEMFGGPADTYGSDTLFGLNLDENLEQAFGLEAAEGIYNSFNDPTLPLTGVDQLDWAELEKMMAPGGSVFNYPRRNFTMVQSILDSVSILGAGNEASRRILTKEAVNFLAILHRSFEPTRQHLLKLRQQRQIDTDNGHLPDFLPETKHVRDDKNWRGAQPAPGLVDRRVEITGPTDRKMVVNALNSDVWAYMADFEDSNGPTWDNMIQGQANLYDAIRRQVDFKLGEKEYKLRTDRTLPTLIARTRGWHLDEKHFTVDGQPMSGALFDFGLYFFHNAKELISRGAGPYFYLPKMESHLEARLWNDVFNMSQDYIGISRGIIRATVLIETISAVFEMDEVRITQSLQESVPSLTCFKIIYELRDHSSGLNCGRWDYIFTFVKRFRNRPGFVLPDRSDVSMTVPFMDAYVKLLISTCHARGVHAMGGMAALIPRKDDPAANAQAMDSVRADKLREVKAGHDGTWVAHPALASIASEIFNEHMPTANQIFKRPEVKVTRDDLINSVVPGKITDEGVRKNLHITLAYMEGWLRGVGCSAINYLMEDAATAEVSRSQLWYWVHHGVSTAEGTKLDKTTMLNILDEVTKELLKSAPANNKFELAAKYLRPQVTGEDYADFLTTLLYDEITSVGPSWKL, from the exons ATGTCGAGTAGCAGCTACCGGGGGTC ACTTTGCAAACTTACCGGTGAACTGAACGGGCAGCAGTCTCACAAGGTGTCAGGAGCCTCTTCTTCGAGCCGGAAGAGGAAAAGACGCATCAAAGACGAGGTCGAGGAAGAAGGCGCGATGCCTCAGCAAGCTGCCGCCAAAGCACGGTCCGCGAACGC ATACGTCTCGGAATTGAGAGCCACCTTGACCCGATATGAGGACCAAATAAAGG AGCTCGCCAGACAACCACGAGCACAACCTTCGCCACCCGCCCGGGGGGTCTCAACAGGGGCATCAAATCCGAGTCCACCAGGCATTGCACCCTTTGAGCCTACCGGTGAGGTACCGCCTCCGAGTTATG AACGTGCTCCCGGCCCGCTCTTCGAGCAACGGTTGCGGAGTCTCTTCCACGAGAACAATGGCAAAGACCCAGACTCTCCGGAGAAGGATGCTCCGGAACACCTGGAGAACGAGGATCCGCGTGACCTGCCATTTACCCCTGAATGGACTTCAACAAATGAGTTGATCAAGGGCATCCCTCACCAGGCCTTCCCCAAAGAGGCCGAGTCTAATCGTCTCCTGAACCTCTTCAACTCCTACATGGGAGTCACACAGCACTTCTTAGACCAGCGGACATTCACAGACAACATGACGCTGCTTTTCAACAGCCAAGCATCTCGAGCTCGGCAGATGGACACGCCCTGGTTCACATTGTACCTTCTAGTCATGGCCATGGGCAAACTGATGGAGGAGGATCCGCGCGAGGTTCGCGGACCCCCGGGAGCGTTCTGGTTTGCTGAGGCCATGAGGCGGCTCCCGCCACTTCACAGCATCAGCGAGTATGGCATAGTTGGGCTTGAGATTCTATGTCTGGCGACGACATATCTGCAATGGAACGACCGGAAAAATGATGCATACTTTTTC GTGGGAACAACAGTCAGACTTGCCCTGACTCTGGGTTGCAACTTGCCATTTTCAGAGCAAAAGTGCCTACCATCAGAGAGAGCACACAGAATGCGGGTGTGGTGGACTGTCTACATGCTGGATCA GCGCATATCGGCAGGTCTCGGGCGTCCAGCTTCCGTTGATGATAGGCATCTTTCGTTTGATCTCCCTGGCCCCTCTCCAGGGTTTGATTCTCCAGAGCCTCTCAATGTCAACGTCAAGATTGCCCGGACAACGGGAGAGATCATGTCAT CATTATATAGTCGAGGCGCACTATCGCAAGCCGATCTTGTCAGGAAGATGAGAAACTTGCTCCAATCACTACACGACATTGGCGGATCTATCCCGGCAGATCTTGCCATTGACTTCAGCAACAAGCAGTTTGAGGTCACCAGAGCTGGTGCATCACTATATCTGAGGTTATTTCAG TCCATCATTCTCTGCATCAGACCAATTCTTCTCCAAAAGGTCAAAGACAAGGTTCAGAAAACACAGAAGCAGGCTGTGACCTCGGCAATCTCTCAACTGTGCCTTCTGTGCAACGAGTCGGCTCTGAGAATTATCCGCATCCTCATGGCTATGCAAAGGCAAGAAGAAATTG CGCCATTTGCATTCTTCGATCTGGATGCTGCCTTTTCAGCCGCCTTCGTCCTAATCATGCGCGGCTTCGCACACAAGCAGGATAGTCAAAAGCCGCCACCGCAAGAACTGTTCCAGGCCATTGATTTCTTGGAGTATCTGTCCTCTGCAGGAAACCAGGCGGCAGCGCAGCGTCTCAAGGATGTTCGGCAGTTTTCTGCACACGTGTGGGCCAATGTGGTAGCGTTCGATAAGGACCATGACGTGCAGATGGGAGATTCCGGGGCGTCCCATGGGGTACCCCAGGTGGGGAACACACCCGGAGCCGGACTACCGGAGCAGTCGGGACCTTCACCGGCCCAGATGCCCTTGACTACGCCGACGCCCAGTTCCTCTGTGCCGTCTTGGGAGGGAGAAATGTTTGGAGGACCTGCTGACACCTATGGATCAGACACGTTGTTCGGTCTGAACTTGGATGAGAATCTGGAACAAGCCTTTGGGCTGGAAGCGGCGGAGGGTATCTATAATAGTTTCAATGACCCTACTCTCCCCTTAACGGGAGTTGACCAGCTGGATTGGGCTGAGCTGGAAAAGATGATGGCACCGGGAGG ATCTGTATTCAACTATCCACGTAGAAATTTCACAATGGTTCAATCAATATTAGACAGCGTCTCCATCCTTGGCGCCGGCAACGAAGCTTCTCGCCGGATCCTTACCAAGGAAGCCGTCAACTTCCTCGCAATCCTGCACCGCAGTTTCGAGCCGACTCGCCAACACCTTCTCAAGCTCCGCCAACAACGTCAAATCGACACAGATAACGGACACCTGCCAGACTTCCTCCCTGAGACTAAGCACGTTCGCGATGATAAGAACTGGAGAGGCGCCCAGCCAGCGCCTGGTTTGGTAGATCGCAGAGTTGAAATTACCGGACCCACGGACAGGAAAATGGTCGTCAACGCGCTCAACTCTGATGTTTGGGCCTACATGGCTGATTTTGAAG ACTCAAACGGTCCTACATGGGACAACATGATTCAGGGCCAGGCCAATCTCTACGACGCCATCCGCCGGCAAGTTGACTTCAAGCTCGGCGAAAAAGAGTACAAGCTCAGAACTGATCGCACACTTCCGACTTTGATCGCCCGCACGCGCGGATGGCACCTGGACGAGAAACATTTCACCGTCGACGGGCAGCCCATGTCCGGCGCCCTATTTGATTTTGGACTCTACTTTTTCCATAATGCCAAAGAGTTGATTTCCCGCGGCGCCGGCCCCTATTTCTACCTGCCCAAGATGGAGTCGCATCTCGAGGCGAGGTTATGGAACGACGTGTTCAACATGTCGCAGGACTACATCGGTATCTCACGAGGTATCATCCGCGCTACCGTGTTGATCGAGACCATCAGCGCTGTTTTCGAGATGGACGAGGTTCGTATCACTCAATCATTACAAGAATCAGTTCCCTCACTAACATGCTTTAAGATCATCTACGAGCTCAGAGATCATAGCTCAGGCCTCAACTGCGGCAGATGGGACTACATCTTCACTTTTGTCAAGCGCTTCCGCAACCGCCCTGGCTTCGTTCTCCCCGACCGCTCCGACGTAAGCATGACCGTCCCCTTCATGGACGCCTACGTCAAGCTCCTCATCAGCACATGCCACGCCCGCGGCGTCCACGCAATGGGCGGCATGGCGGCCCTCATCCCGCGCAAGGACGATCCGGCCGCGAACGCCCAAGCGATGGACAGCGTGCGCGCCGACAAGCTGCGCGAGGTCAAGGCCGGACACGACGGTACCTGGGTTGCGCACCCGGCGCTTGCGTCGATTGCGTCGGAGATTTTCAACGAACACATGCCTACCGCGAACCAGATCTTCAAGAGGCCCGAGGTGAAGGTCACGCGCGACGATTTGATCAACTCTGTTGTTCCCGGAAAAATTACCGACGAGGGTGTGAGGAAGAATTTGCATATCACTCTGGCGTACATGGAGGGTTGGCTTCGCGGTGTGGGCTGCAGTGCTATCAACTATCTCATG GAGGACGCCGCAACAGCTGAGGTATCGCGCTCACAACTGTGGTACTGGGTACACCACGGCGTCAGCACCGCTGAAGGCACAAAACTCGACAAGACAACAATGCTCAACATCCTCGACGAGGTCACAAAGGAGCTGCTCAAGTCTGCGCCGGCGAACAACAAGTTCGAGCTGGCGGCGAAATACCTGCGGCCGCAAGTTACGGGCGAGGACTACGCCGACTTCCTCACGAC ACTACTTTATGATGAGATTACTTCTGTTGGGCCGTCATGGAAGCTCTAG